The genomic window ACTTATATAATCAATTTGTTCCTCATTCATATTCATCGATTGCCCAATTAACTCACGGTCTTCCTTCATAACAATGCGGTGAACAATTTTAAGATTGGTATTTTTCAGCGTATCGGGAGCCAGCTTTGTCGGTACTTGATCGGCAATCAGGAACCCTTGACCATAGCTACGTATTTCCGCGAGCAGGTTCGTGAAAAACTCAACGGCCTTGGCACGCGGATTGGCTCCTTCTCCCCCTTTAGAGACATTGGCTAAAAGACGGTGCGCTTCCTCAATCACAATCAAATGCTCAAACTCTTTTTTGCTGACATTCTCTTCTTTTAATTTCTGTTTGCGATATTCATATAATTGGACTAGTAGAATCCCCATCACAAACGCTTTAACGTCATCATCGCCGATGTCCTCCAATTCCATCACAACAGGGCGGGATAGAAGCTTTTCCATTGAGACCGATTTCGCCGTATTCATCATCGCTCCCTTGCCGCCGACTTTTAAGGAAGTAACACGGGCTTTTAAGGCCGCAGTGATATCTGACTTCATCCGCTGATCATAGCCAAGCTCGGTGACAATATCATCGATAGTGTGAAGAAGGTCATCGAGGGTTGGATATTTATCAATGCCTAATACATTTTCATTCTTTAAAATGTCCCAACCAAGATTTTCATAGATACGATAAACCGCAGTCTCTAACACAAATGGCATCGGCGGAACAAGTTCAAAACTCGCTTTAAACGTCGACAGTAAGTAATCGATATGCGTTTGTAACGGAACGTCGCCAACTTTTTCAAACGGATTGATTCGAAACGGAACAGAATCCTTGTCCTCCGCTCCAAGCGTAAAGACGAGAAGCTCGTCTGCAAAGCCAGGAACATTGGCTAACTCCCAATATTCTCTTTTCGCTGATTCAATGACAAGAAACGGCTTTTTATGATCATTCCATAACCTCATCAACAAACTTTTTGAGGTGTTGGATTTCCCTCCTCCCGTCATTCCAACTATCAGTCCATGACGATTGAAATCGCTTGTTGGAACTGAATATCTATTTTGTTCCAATTCTTCATTCCCTTTTACGATATTCCCTAAGACGAAATCTCCGTTTTCCCTTCTTTCAGCAACTTCAAACTCTACATAGGGATTGACAAAATACCCCGGCATTTCTTTACGTGGGATTTGACTAAACGTAGCTAAATCCTCACTGGATACGAGCGTTTGATAGCGGTATATAAACGACTGTATTGGTGTCTCGTTCCCTGGGCGCATCCATTGTCCAAGTGGATGGAATTCTAGCTCATTAAACGGCAATTGATTCGCCATCAAGGGAAACGTGCTTATAGTTTCATGCATATTCGTTGCATGAAGGGCACGGACCTTTTCAGGTCTAGATTTATCACCCAAATAGGTTGAAATCAATAAATTGCGGAGCTTTTGCGCCGTTTCCGACTTTGCTGCTAAGAAATAACCACTCATTCTCCACATCCCTTTGGCACGACCCGTTTCTAATCTTTGTTCGACCATTTCCAGATTCTCTAAGTAGCGTTGGTTTATAAATCTCGTACGTTCTGAAGACTCGTCTCCGAACGCACCTCCGCTACTTGTGGATACTTTTAATGTCTGACTCACCAACTCCATTTCATCTAATAGCCGTTCATGTGTGCGGTCAATAAGGAGTGAGTGTATTCCTTTCGCAACAACGATATACGCCCAATCCTCGCCAAGTAAGCCAGTACAAAGTCTTTCGATCTGGAGGATTTCGTTCTCGCCAGACGTTTTATTTGTCGGGTAGCCCATAAAAGTTCCACCAAACTGACTTCGCTCACTCGTCACTTTTTTCATTTGCTGATTACTAATCTCCGTTAAATGTATATAAGGATATACCGATTTTAAAGAGCTTTTTAAGGCTTCCTTCCAATGAACCGTCATCCCGATATAGACGCTAATGTCAGTCCGACTTCCTACTAACGCATAGACGAAAGTCGTATGCATACTATGCAATCCGCTTAATATATCCATAAAAATCGAATCATAGTTCAGGTTCTCTTCACGATCCCAGAAGTTGGCTAACCCTTTGATTTGAAAAAAGCAAAGCTCCCCTGTTTCCTCGATTTCCACCTCGGAGATCGCTGATTCTCGGTCTAAAAAACTGCGACTTAAGGCCTGATACTTCCGATTAATTTGTTCTTTCTTCAGTTCAATTCGCATTGTATACTCCTTTTTAATTAATAAAAAAGGATTGGATCAAAAATCAATCTTCCCCATTGATTTTGACTAACAATCCTACTTTTTTCTAGCTATTTAAAAAACTTTCGAATCAACATCCAGAAGACAAATCCAATGATGATCAGTGGAAAAATCGCCGATAAAACTGAAACTACAAAATTCGTAATCCCTGCTGATAAACTTTGTAATAGAGTGCTTAAATCAACAAAAAGGATGAAATAAAGCAGAAAAATCGCAATCAAGCCTGTAATAACGCGAACAGCTAAACTCGACAAGGTTTTATTGACTGCCACTGAGCTGTTGCTGCCGAGATTTTCAATCTGTTTCGCAACAATCGTATTATGCCTATCTTGCGTCCCATAGACCCGAATATAAGAATGATCCTGGAAACGACCACGAATGACTTTTCCATAAAGAATGACACTATGAATGTCCCCTTTAGGGTCATCGACATCAAAAGTACAAATATTGCCATCACGAACAAAATGGCAGCCTTTTCTCAGTGATAAAAACCACTGCTTTACCGGATTTGTTTTAATGATATCCTCATGAAAATTACGTACCGTTCCCTCGACATATGCGTTGCCTGGTTTCACTTGAATGGAAGCCTGTGCTGAACTAGTTTGAGGGGCTGTTGCTGCAAATTGCGATGCTTGATACGGAGCTTGAGCATTTGCTTGCGTTTCAGAAGCATCATGAGTTTGCTGGGGTGGGGTTGAAATTACCTTTCGCACTGGGGTTAATGCTGCTCCATCAATCGGACAATTTAGATTCGAATCATCCCAAGTTTGATCACAAATCGCACATCTTTTCGCCATCCTATCCCTCCTAATCTAGCAGGAGGCATCAGCGAGAAACTGACACATCCTACGTAAGTGATATAACCCTAATGAACTTTTTGCTTAACTCCCTTTCGTTAGACGAGAACAGAACGTGGGCCTTTGCGGCGCGGATATTGTTCCTGATCAATAGATGTATCATCAAACGGCTTACCAGCTGGGACAGCGCGCTCACGGCCCCAAGCACGGATATGATCAATTTGTTCCGGACTTGTTTGTGAGAGAGGAACCACATTCTCAAAGAAACTGATAAACGTCTGATCAGTGATCGATTCATCACCATGTACGACCGCTTGCTTCACGACATCACGAACTGCCGCCTCTAAATCAGCACCAGCAAATCCATCCGAAAGACGAACTAATTTTTCTAATAAACTTGGACTCACTTCCCGCTTTAGACCTTTATTTATATAGATTTTGATAATTTCTTCCCGTTCTTTCGATGTTGGCAAATCAACGAAAAATAACTCATCAAAACGTCCGCGTCGCAGCAGCTCAGGAGGTAACTTCGAGACATCGTTGGCTGTCGCAACGACAAAAACTCGGGCAAGGCTTTCTTGAAGCCAATATAAAAACTGTCCTACCAATCTAGTTGAAGTTCCACCGTCGCCACCACCTGTAGCCCCAGCCAAACCTTTTTCAATCTCATCAATCCAAAGCACACACGGAGCCACATGGTTAGCTGTTGAGAGTGCTTCCTTTAATCTTGATTCACTTTGCCCTAAATATTGGCCATGAATCGTTGACAAATCCAGGCGGTACAGAGGCAGATTCCATTGCGAAGCAATCGCCTTGGCAGATAATGACTTGCCACAGCCGGGAACCCCTACTAAGAGAATCCCTCGTGGAGGACGAATGCCGCGATCGCGCAAATCAGCGGTGAGCAACTTTTCATTGGCATCAAGCCAACGCTTCATTCCTTCAAGGCCGCCGACCTGGTAATCCTGACGAACCTGGACACGTTCAATTCCTGATATATCAGCAAAGATCCGGTCTTTCGCATGCATTAGCTCTTTGAGATCATCATTTTTAATTGCGCCATTCGCTAGTAAGGTGGCAATTACATTTTCCGCTTCAATCTGACTGATACCTGCTAAAATCGCCGCAGACTGCTTTTCCTCCTCTTCGCCCCATTCAATCGGGATTTCCCCACGATAGGGAGAAATTTGCCCCTGGATGATCTTTAACATTTCATCCTCATTTGGCGGTGCTAACGTAATTGACATCCCAAGACGCTGCAACTGTCCCCAAACAGGCTTGTTCGTGATGATAATAATACTTCCGCCTGTATCTGTTGCCATCATTGCTAAATCTTGGAATTGTCTAGCCGTAGGAGTGTCATCTTCAATATCTTGAACTTCAGTAAATATGAATGTGATGTTTTGTTGCTGTGCAATTTTCTGATTAGCAAAATCCAGCCCCCCCATCACCGAGCGATCATCATTGACAAGACGGTTGGAAAGAATATCTCTCGTCCCTTGTGAAATTGTATGAAAAAAGACCGGTATTGAGAGCTGATGAGCAATTTGACCAGCAATTTCTAAAGCTCTTGCCCGCTCCGATGTTCGAATCGAAATAAAGGGAATTCTTGCTTTCAAATATCTTTCCAATGTACTTAAACAGCTTTTTAAATCGTTCATGGTAAAATAACCCTTCTTTTCCTAGATTTTTGTTCCAATTTCGGAGCGGTACCAGTGGCATCGGAAATTGGAATTGCGTGAGGCGTAGAACCAAAAACATTCTCAACTTGATCAAATTGAGTAATTGGATTATTTCTAATCAGGCTGCGCATGCGTCCCGTTCGGTCAGTCACTGCACTATCCTCAAGCGACTGTTGAGTTGACTTGGCATAGTCATGCAAAAGATTCCACATCGTTTCTCTCACTTGTTCTGGAAAAGCGGGCAAATGAGCAACCCGCTTTAAGACTGCTAATCGCTTACGGGCAGATAAAATGGCTTTCACTAATGCTGTTTCATTCCCGTTACATGTATTTATTTCTCTTTGAAGCTGATCACTCGACCTTCGTAACCGATGATCAATCGTTTCATAGAGTTGCTGTGTCAGACGCTCGGCAACCCCTTTCGTCCATTCAATCTGCCCTTGCTCCATTAATAAAATTGTTTCTTCATCCTTCGTTCCTGCTTTAAATTGCTCAAAACAGTTCACCCATTCTGCATAGGTTTCCAGCTTATTCATAGTAATTTCGTGCTCCTTCTTTTCACCAAATTTGCCGGAGGCGTTAAATCCCACTCCGGAAATTGTGTAGCAAGCGCACTGTTTATTGTTTCTTTTTCAACCTCTTCGAGCATTCTTTGAAAAGGGCCTGCTTCCCCTTTCTTTGACTTATTTCTATTTAATAAGCCCGATTGATTTTCTTGATTACTCATTTGCTTTCTCCCCCTTAGTTCACAACGGCACGTGCGTTATCAAAACTTGAAAATGAATACTGCTCTGGAGTGATCGTTTCTAATAAATCTGTCACCAACTGTGCATTTTGATCCTCTTTATCATACTCTTTTCTCCAGTCAACCGTTTCAGCCAATGTTGCCCGCAACACTTGTGTACAATGCTTTAAAAGCGTATCAAACTCATCTGCAACTTGTTCTTTTCTTTTTACAAGATTTTTCTTTTCATAAAAGAAGTATCCAATTCCTGCAAGCGCAAATAAGAAGAGAAATGGAGTACTAAATCCCATGAGTGCAAATAAAATTCCACCAGCCAGTGCAGCCCAATGCTTGAACGTCAGCTTAACATTTTCAATTGCCTTTACCTTTCTGTTTTCGATATGACTTTTCAGTGACTGAACTAATTCCGATTCATTAGACCCATTTCGCGTAGATCCTTTCCATTGGTCAATCTCGAAATCAATATCTATCGGAACCTCTGCACGGTTTTCAGCAGTGATATCATCATGAGCATGTTTGACCCACTCTTTTGAAAGCGCAATGGATAGCTTTTGGGTAGCAAGCGAGGCATTCGAAACATCCGGATGCATTGCAAAATTCGTTAATAGTGTCGTAAAAGATACGCGTTCTTCAAGCGTCTTCTCATTATCAAACAGGACTTCCGCCCTTTTACGGTCTCCACCTTCTTGAATCACCAATGATAATTGACGTTCATCCCGGCGAAGCGGGAGTTCCTCATCATCAAATTTAGAAACCAACGTATCAAGCAAAGCATCTACTGCGTAAGCAATATTTTTAGCTGGAATGACTTCCTTCATAAAAATATCATTAAAATACTCATGAATGATTTTGTGAAGCTTGGCTCCTTTCAAACTTTCTTCAAGCCCTGGCCACGTCGAACTATATTCTTTCAAGTATGGATAAACATGAGCCTCCAACTCTTTCACCTTGGACTCTAGTGCCGTTTTCCATTGAACATGCTGCTCTTCTACGAAGCCCACTTTTTGAGATAATTCCTCGATCCATCCCTCAATCTGTTTCCCACTTTTGATGCGAGCATCTGGTCCAAAAATCCCATTCGCAAAACCATCAATTAATATTACAATTTCTCTCTCTAGATTATGTGGATCTTGCAGGCCAAAATAACGATCAAGCCATTCTCTGCTCGCTTTATACCTTGCACCCCTGCGGGCAACAAGAGCAAAGAATAACGACGTTTTCTCATCATCTCTTCGTAAGCCTTCTAGTAAGGCTTTATCCGCTAATTCCTTATTCCCATTCAGCCAAGCAGATAGGGCAATTAAACAAGGGGCCAACCAGTAACGCGGCGCTGCTAGCATCTGCTCCTCGCTTGAATTTTCAATTGTTTCTTTCCTCACAAGGCTGGCATCAACAGCCTGAAGTATTCCAGTAACCCGGCGGCGAACATCGCCGTAATGACCAAAATTGGTTTCCAGTTCCTGACGTACCTTTACAATTCTTGTTTCTGCCAGTTGAATATTTTTTTCTAGCTGGTCTTTACGAACATACTCATGAAACTCCTGAATTAAAGCATGTAAGTCAGATTTTGTATCCAACACTTCTTGATTGACATGATCAACTTGATCGGATACATAATTGATATCATTTTGTAAGTTACGCAGATTCCCTTCAATTCGGCTTAAATCTGCTGTATGTATTATACGTTCTCCCATTTCTCTCACCCCTGAATGACAGCTACATCGCCGCTTTTCGTAACAGCTCGTAGAGTATCGTTATATACTTCAATAAACTCATAACTTGGATGCAAGGCTAACCCTCTTCCTCGATCAAGAATCGGAACAGCCTCTCCCTTTTTATAATGCTGGACAATGTCCAATTTAATATCTAGTGTATGTACTTCATACGGATTCCCTAAGTAACATTTAGCAATAATTCCGATTGGGTATTGATACGGATTTAATTCCGGAAATTCATTTTGAATTGCTTGCTTTAACTCGTCGATCTGTGCATGACTACATGTCACTCCCCCGGCATCAAGCTTCGTCAAGCTATTGACATAGGAAGGAGACCTTTTTTGCCGCAAACGTTTATCGAGTGCCAAACCAGTTAGCTCAACCGTTGT from Bacillus sp. DTU_2020_1000418_1_SI_GHA_SEK_038 includes these protein-coding regions:
- a CDS encoding ATP-binding protein codes for the protein MRIELKKEQINRKYQALSRSFLDRESAISEVEIEETGELCFFQIKGLANFWDREENLNYDSIFMDILSGLHSMHTTFVYALVGSRTDISVYIGMTVHWKEALKSSLKSVYPYIHLTEISNQQMKKVTSERSQFGGTFMGYPTNKTSGENEILQIERLCTGLLGEDWAYIVVAKGIHSLLIDRTHERLLDEMELVSQTLKVSTSSGGAFGDESSERTRFINQRYLENLEMVEQRLETGRAKGMWRMSGYFLAAKSETAQKLRNLLISTYLGDKSRPEKVRALHATNMHETISTFPLMANQLPFNELEFHPLGQWMRPGNETPIQSFIYRYQTLVSSEDLATFSQIPRKEMPGYFVNPYVEFEVAERRENGDFVLGNIVKGNEELEQNRYSVPTSDFNRHGLIVGMTGGGKSNTSKSLLMRLWNDHKKPFLVIESAKREYWELANVPGFADELLVFTLGAEDKDSVPFRINPFEKVGDVPLQTHIDYLLSTFKASFELVPPMPFVLETAVYRIYENLGWDILKNENVLGIDKYPTLDDLLHTIDDIVTELGYDQRMKSDITAALKARVTSLKVGGKGAMMNTAKSVSMEKLLSRPVVMELEDIGDDDVKAFVMGILLVQLYEYRKQKLKEENVSKKEFEHLIVIEEAHRLLANVSKGGEGANPRAKAVEFFTNLLAEIRSYGQGFLIADQVPTKLAPDTLKNTNLKIVHRIVMKEDRELIGQSMNMNEEQIDYISTLKRGYAAVYAEGDARPKLVKMPLVDEVRGEARKYRDQVITEMRETVKREVLDWEQLTGEAGGCPYCQGPCQHKELDEKIKAITLEKGWHVTLAEKLPLQIESAAYLERYFELLQKNGYVPSLTFNQKRCCLSGLLELTKLPRSSRQKLMAQYLGK
- a CDS encoding AAA family ATPase, which encodes MNDLKSCLSTLERYLKARIPFISIRTSERARALEIAGQIAHQLSIPVFFHTISQGTRDILSNRLVNDDRSVMGGLDFANQKIAQQQNITFIFTEVQDIEDDTPTARQFQDLAMMATDTGGSIIIITNKPVWGQLQRLGMSITLAPPNEDEMLKIIQGQISPYRGEIPIEWGEEEEKQSAAILAGISQIEAENVIATLLANGAIKNDDLKELMHAKDRIFADISGIERVQVRQDYQVGGLEGMKRWLDANEKLLTADLRDRGIRPPRGILLVGVPGCGKSLSAKAIASQWNLPLYRLDLSTIHGQYLGQSESRLKEALSTANHVAPCVLWIDEIEKGLAGATGGGDGGTSTRLVGQFLYWLQESLARVFVVATANDVSKLPPELLRRGRFDELFFVDLPTSKEREEIIKIYINKGLKREVSPSLLEKLVRLSDGFAGADLEAAVRDVVKQAVVHGDESITDQTFISFFENVVPLSQTSPEQIDHIRAWGRERAVPAGKPFDDTSIDQEQYPRRKGPRSVLV